In the genome of Lactobacillus intestinalis, the window CCTTTAATCAAAGAACTTCTTAAAGAAATTCTTGATGCCCTTACTATTATTTTTAGTATTATTTTCTTCTTTATCCTCAGAAGCTTTTTCACTTCTAGGCATTTTATGTCTATTATATGCTTCTTTTGGTTCAGTTTCACTAGTTGGAGCAGGTCTTTTCGAAATCTTGACATTTTCTTGTTCTACTTCTTCTAGTTCCCCTAAAATATTATTACCATAAATAGCACTTGCTACCAAGTAGTCAATATCTGACATCTTGTAAGCATAGTTTACAATACCATAAGCTGCTGCATAAATTGGAGTTCGCATCCCCATTTGATCAGGTTGATAAATGCGCGCTTTCACATTTAACCCATTTGCAACTAAATTATCAATTCCTTGAAGCAAACTGCTTCCCCCGGTAATAATAATTCCACCCGGAAGCTTTAATGCTTCATGTTTAGCTAGCCCCTTCCCAATTCGGGTAATAGTTTGTACTAAACGTGCATTAATAATTTCACTGAGATAAACCTCGTCCACCATCTTCTGACCATCGGCCCCTACACTTTTAACAGCAAATTTATCATTTTCTGAAGCTAAGCTGGGCAATGCAAAACCATAATCTAACTTGATCTGTTCAGCATCTTTTTTAGAAGTACTTAAAACCACTGAAATATCATTGGTGATATCACTACCACCTTCCAAGTCAATATTAGCATATTTGATTTGACCTTCATGAATTACAGTAGCCGTAGTTACGCCGCCACCCAAATCCAAAATGATTGACCCGAAAGTTCTCTCCCCTTCATCCAAGGCTACGCTTGCAATAGCAAGTGGAGTTGGAACAAAGAAGTTATTACTATAACCTGCACGTTCAATCGCTTTCTTAATATTATGAAGTGCTCCTGAAGGTGCAGTCAACAAAATACCTTGAACTGCAAGAGAATGTGCGATCATTTTACGTGGATCATCGACATCTGTCTTACCATCGATCATAAATCTACTTGGTAAAAATGAAATAGGTTCTCTGCCATCTTTTACTGCAGATTTAACTGCAGCTTGTAAAACACGTTTAACGTCTGCATTACCAACTTCTTGGCCATTTTCTCCTACATTAGTCAATCCAGTAGCTGTTTCCAGTTGTAACATCCCTACTGGAATTCCGGTTACTACTCGGTAAATATTAGCATTGGTCTTTTCTGCAATTTCTTTAAGTGCACGACTAATCGCATTTGCAGTTTGATCAATGTCAACAATTTTACCGTGTCTCATTCCCGTATTAGGTGTAGTAACTGCGCCAATAACTTTACCTGCATCAGCTACTACTGCTTTTACACTTGTGGTCCCAATATCTAGTCCCACTAAAAGATTTGAATTATCCAAAATTAAGCCCCCATATTAACTGCCATGAAAAAATTTTAACATAAAATATCATCTATTACAGCCTACGTAATGTCATAAGCTCTTTTTTCACTAGAAGTAAGCGGTCTACTAAATGCGCCAATTTCTAAATCAATTAAACTATTTTTGCCAGCTTTTTCTTTGATTGCATTATAATATTTAATTTTATCTTTTAATGTAGTGATATTTCCAATAACCACATTTCCATCTTTCATGACAAGAATAATTTGTGATTTTCGACGTGTGTTTCCACTAAGTACTTTAACTTCTTTTTTGAACGAAGCTGGGAAACTATTGAATAGTTTAAGGTCCTCTTTTAAAGAAGACTCATGATTAGTACCGATAAATATCGGTTTATCTTGATCTGCTTTACTCCACGAAATAGCCCGTGTCCCTAATTTATCATTTGCTAAAATCTTGCGGTATTTATTTCCTACTTTAAGATAACCCAAAGTAGAATATTCTTTAACTTGCAAGGTTAATTGATTAAAATGGGATAATTTAATATTTACACTTTTAATTTCTGGATATTTCTTGACTAGCTTATTATTTACACTTTTTTGATTAAATAAATAATCAAAAACTTTATCGCTAGCTTTAATCCCTGAACTAGCAACAATTGCTTTGCTAGACAGATCATCTGCACCTTGCACCCGGACACTTCCAATATTAGCTAAGGGAGAAACGTAGTATCCCAAACCTATAATCGCGATTAAAGAAATTACAACAATCGACCCTAGCCTTCTAAAAAGTGAACGTCGCCTTTCTGCGTGCAAATTAGAAAGTGAGGCAGAAACTTTAGTATTCTTTTTTCGTTTATTTTTAGTAGATTGATGATTTATGTAAGGTGACAATTCTTTTCGTGGGTCAATTTTTGTCACTCGTCTTTTAGCCATCTGCCTCACCTACTTTCCTTAACGAGAAATTTCTTCCATTACTTTAATTACTTGGTCTGAAGCATCTGGAACACCTAATTCTTTTGAGGCTTTACTCATTTCCGTGGCATACTTTTCATCAAGTAAAATATGATCAATTGAAGAGACAAAATTATTAGGATTCAAATCATCTTCTGGAATTACTAGGGCAGCTCCTGCCTTTTCTAAATCCAAGGCGTTCTTCATTTGATGGTTATGAGTAACATTAGGACTTGGAATTAAAATTGCAGGTACCCCTAAAGCAGTAAATTCTGCAATACTAGTTGCCCCAGAACGTGAAACTACACAAGTCATTTCTGGAAGAAGAGCAGGCATATTCTTAATATATGGTAAAACCTTAATGTTATCTCCTAAGTCAATATCCTTTAATTTCTTCTCAACGGCATCATAGTAATATGTTCCAGTTGCCCAAATAATCTGATATGGCTTTTTACTAAGTTCCATTACAGACTTGAGCATAATCCGATTAATAGCTAAAGCTCCACGAGATCCACCAAAAACTAAAACAGTTGGCATTTGAGGATTAAGTCCCCATTTGGTTTGTAAATCGATTTCATTTTCATGAAGTCCTAAAACTTGTTGAGAACGAGGATTCCCTGTTTTAACTAGTTTTTTCTTTTCTGGGAATTGTTTAGCTGCATCATCAAAAGTATAACAAATCTTATCAACATAATGACCTAAGAATTTGTTAGCTAATCCCACAACAGAGTTAGACTCATGGATCATGGTTGGTATATGCATCTTGGCAGCTTCATAAACCATTGCTCCACTTACATAACCACCAGTCCCAACAACAATATCAGGCTTGAAATCATTTAAGATTTCCTTAGCACGCTTAGTTGCTTTAAAGAACAATTCAATAGTTTCAAAGTTCTTAAGGGGATGCTTACGATTAAAGCCTTGAATTTTAATCGTTTTAAAATTCACACCAGCTGCAGGTACAATTTTAGATTCTAACCCTTTTTGTGTACCTACAAAAAGAATATCATCATTTGTACTAATTCCACGTTCTTTCAAACGTTCAATAACTGCCATAATTGGATAGATGTGGCCACCGGTACCGCCACCTGTAAAAATTACTCTCATTTTATTTAGTCTTTAATTCCTTAACAAATTTTACAAAATAATCTCCACGTTCTTCAAAGGTTCTAAATTGATCCCATGAAGCACAAGCTGGTGAAAATAATAAAACATCGCCTTCATCAGTTAACTCATATGCCTTTGGCACAGCTTCTTGCAAAGTATTTTCAATTACAATATCTTTAATACCTCCTTTTCTAGCTGCATCTGCAAGCAAGTATCTTGTTTCACCATATAAAACAATAGCCTTCAAATGCTTTTTAAATAATGGAACAAGTGAATCGAAAGTGAAGCCACGATCAAGTCCACCAGCAATTAAAACCTCTGGCTCATTGAATGATGGAATAGCTACAGTAGCTGCTTCAATGTTAGTTGATTTAGAGTCATTGTAAACTTTTCT includes:
- the ftsA gene encoding cell division protein FtsA codes for the protein MDNSNLLVGLDIGTTSVKAVVADAGKVIGAVTTPNTGMRHGKIVDIDQTANAISRALKEIAEKTNANIYRVVTGIPVGMLQLETATGLTNVGENGQEVGNADVKRVLQAAVKSAVKDGREPISFLPSRFMIDGKTDVDDPRKMIAHSLAVQGILLTAPSGALHNIKKAIERAGYSNNFFVPTPLAIASVALDEGERTFGSIILDLGGGVTTATVIHEGQIKYANIDLEGGSDITNDISVVLSTSKKDAEQIKLDYGFALPSLASENDKFAVKSVGADGQKMVDEVYLSEIINARLVQTITRIGKGLAKHEALKLPGGIIITGGSSLLQGIDNLVANGLNVKARIYQPDQMGMRTPIYAAAYGIVNYAYKMSDIDYLVASAIYGNNILGELEEVEQENVKISKRPAPTSETEPKEAYNRHKMPRSEKASEDKEENNTKNNSKGIKNFFKKFFD
- a CDS encoding cell division protein FtsQ/DivIB encodes the protein MAKRRVTKIDPRKELSPYINHQSTKNKRKKNTKVSASLSNLHAERRRSLFRRLGSIVVISLIAIIGLGYYVSPLANIGSVRVQGADDLSSKAIVASSGIKASDKVFDYLFNQKSVNNKLVKKYPEIKSVNIKLSHFNQLTLQVKEYSTLGYLKVGNKYRKILANDKLGTRAISWSKADQDKPIFIGTNHESSLKEDLKLFNSFPASFKKEVKVLSGNTRRKSQIILVMKDGNVVIGNITTLKDKIKYYNAIKEKAGKNSLIDLEIGAFSRPLTSSEKRAYDIT
- the murG gene encoding undecaprenyldiphospho-muramoylpentapeptide beta-N-acetylglucosaminyltransferase, which gives rise to MRVIFTGGGTGGHIYPIMAVIERLKERGISTNDDILFVGTQKGLESKIVPAAGVNFKTIKIQGFNRKHPLKNFETIELFFKATKRAKEILNDFKPDIVVGTGGYVSGAMVYEAAKMHIPTMIHESNSVVGLANKFLGHYVDKICYTFDDAAKQFPEKKKLVKTGNPRSQQVLGLHENEIDLQTKWGLNPQMPTVLVFGGSRGALAINRIMLKSVMELSKKPYQIIWATGTYYYDAVEKKLKDIDLGDNIKVLPYIKNMPALLPEMTCVVSRSGATSIAEFTALGVPAILIPSPNVTHNHQMKNALDLEKAGAALVIPEDDLNPNNFVSSIDHILLDEKYATEMSKASKELGVPDASDQVIKVMEEISR